A genomic region of Anaerolineales bacterium contains the following coding sequences:
- a CDS encoding 2-deoxy-D-gluconate 3-dehydrogenase (catalyzes the formation of 3-dehydro-2-deoxy-D-gluconate from 2-deoxy-D-gluconate) encodes MILDKFRIDGKVAVVTGSRRGLGKGIALCLAEAGADIVSFDRNDPIELRSKVLALGHKHAWKQVDLLTATPDDFARLIDEVVTEFGKLDILVNNAGICPRQPILEYSVKNWQNTLQVNLNAPWFLAQAAARQMVKQGQGKIINIASLLSHQGGLLVPAYTASKHGVLGFTRAMSNDLAPKGINVNSITPGYMHTDLTDPLVNDPEYHREKIDIEARIPMGRWGTIEDLQGAALLLASEAGAYIHGTNIAVDGGWLAW; translated from the coding sequence ATGATTCTGGACAAATTTCGCATCGATGGGAAAGTTGCAGTCGTCACTGGGAGCCGCCGTGGCCTGGGAAAAGGGATTGCCCTTTGCCTGGCTGAAGCGGGAGCTGATATTGTGAGTTTTGATCGTAATGATCCAATCGAGTTGCGCTCTAAAGTACTGGCCTTGGGTCACAAGCACGCCTGGAAACAAGTGGATTTACTGACTGCTACCCCAGATGACTTCGCACGCCTGATTGATGAGGTAGTGACCGAATTTGGCAAGCTGGATATCTTGGTAAATAACGCTGGCATCTGCCCACGTCAACCGATCTTAGAATACTCCGTGAAAAACTGGCAGAATACACTCCAGGTCAACCTGAATGCGCCCTGGTTCCTCGCTCAGGCTGCTGCCCGGCAGATGGTAAAGCAAGGCCAGGGGAAAATCATCAACATCGCCTCGCTATTGTCACACCAGGGTGGTTTACTCGTCCCTGCCTATACGGCTTCCAAGCACGGTGTCCTGGGCTTCACCAGAGCCATGTCGAATGATCTGGCACCCAAGGGCATTAACGTGAACTCGATCACCCCCGGCTATATGCATACCGATTTAACCGACCCGCTGGTGAATGACCCTGAATACCACCGTGAGAAAATCGACATCGAGGCACGCATCCCGATGGGGCGTTGGGGTACGATCGAAGACCTGCAAGGTGCAGCCCTGCTACTTGCCTCGGAAGCCGGTGCTTATATCCATGGAACCAATATTGCAGTAGATGGTGGGTGGCTTGCCTGGTAG
- a CDS encoding NADH-quinone oxidoreductase subunit F, which yields MPEKQLVLKNCQVIDPRDINTYLEQDGFKALNRALGMTPEAVIAEVKASNLKGRGGAGFPCGLKWELTRKSAGDEKYFICNADEGEVGTFKDRYILQQDPFTLIEAIAIAAYAIGAQRAFMYLRAEYHYLLDQLLDAIAQVKATGFLAHVNIEIFEGAGAYICGEESALMDSIEGKRGEARFKPPYPPSKGLWGKPTVINNVETLMNIPLIMLHGAAWFNQIGTEKSKGTKVFSVSGDVARPGVCEFVMGSRLDEIVLDWAGAKDIKMVQVGGATGAVIPFASLKTPLAFETVLGSGAITVLNNSRDTLDFVTRTIQFLAEESCGKCTPCREGSEVMLEILERLAKADGQPEDINTLSELSTVLSLTSLCGLGQATSIPVLDTLKYFRNDYDARIRQSVLLRAVRRQTNQ from the coding sequence ATGCCAGAAAAGCAACTTGTTCTCAAAAATTGTCAGGTTATAGATCCCAGGGACATCAACACTTACCTGGAACAGGATGGATTCAAGGCATTAAATCGGGCATTGGGTATGACACCCGAAGCGGTTATCGCTGAGGTCAAAGCTTCAAATTTAAAGGGCCGCGGGGGGGCGGGTTTTCCCTGTGGATTGAAGTGGGAGCTTACCCGAAAATCTGCCGGTGACGAGAAATATTTTATTTGCAATGCGGATGAAGGTGAGGTAGGGACGTTTAAGGATCGTTACATCTTGCAACAAGATCCTTTCACCCTGATTGAGGCGATCGCGATCGCAGCCTATGCCATAGGCGCGCAACGAGCTTTCATGTACCTCCGCGCAGAGTATCACTATTTGCTTGATCAATTGTTGGATGCAATTGCCCAGGTAAAAGCCACGGGGTTCCTGGCGCATGTAAATATAGAAATTTTCGAGGGTGCAGGTGCGTACATTTGTGGAGAAGAGTCTGCGCTCATGGACTCGATCGAGGGCAAACGGGGTGAAGCCCGTTTCAAACCCCCCTATCCGCCGAGCAAGGGCTTGTGGGGTAAACCGACGGTAATCAATAACGTCGAAACCCTGATGAACATTCCCCTGATTATGCTGCATGGCGCGGCATGGTTCAATCAAATTGGGACCGAAAAGAGTAAAGGCACCAAGGTTTTTTCCGTCAGTGGAGACGTGGCAAGGCCCGGCGTGTGTGAGTTTGTAATGGGCAGCCGGCTCGATGAAATCGTCCTGGATTGGGCTGGGGCCAAAGATATCAAGATGGTCCAGGTTGGTGGAGCGACAGGTGCGGTCATCCCGTTTGCGTCGCTCAAGACACCTCTGGCGTTTGAGACGGTGCTGGGTTCAGGTGCAATCACTGTCTTGAATAACAGCCGAGACACATTGGATTTTGTCACCCGCACTATCCAGTTTCTCGCTGAAGAATCGTGCGGGAAATGCACTCCTTGCAGGGAGGGGAGTGAGGTAATGCTCGAAATTCTGGAACGACTGGCCAAGGCGGATGGTCAACCCGAAGATATCAACACTCTGTCGGAATTATCCACGGTATTGTCTCTTACCTCGTTGTGTGGGTTGGGGCAGGCCACTTCGATCCCGGTGCTGGATACCCTCAAATATTTCAGAAACGATTATGATGCTCGCATAAGACAATCCGTTCTCTTACGCGCTGTGCGGCGCCAGACAAACCAGTGA
- a CDS encoding (2Fe-2S)-binding protein — MTDSYLCPYCAVTVDAFDALKTHVIAEHSTEPLPLPDGVIQLTINKQAYQLYVEPEWTLHHVIHDRLGLTGTKTFCDRGACGSCTVNIDSRPVLSCMTLAIECKGKTIETIEGISADHHPLIEAYVTQHAMQCGYCTPGFIVTGKALLDHNADPTEEEIKEALAGNLCRCGTYPQHPKAVLEAAQVLREGR; from the coding sequence ATGACGGACTCCTATCTGTGCCCTTACTGTGCGGTAACGGTCGATGCATTCGATGCACTGAAAACACATGTCATCGCCGAACACTCGACAGAACCGCTTCCATTGCCTGATGGCGTGATCCAGCTCACGATAAATAAACAAGCCTATCAGCTTTATGTAGAGCCAGAATGGACACTGCACCATGTCATCCATGACCGCTTAGGGCTTACCGGAACGAAGACGTTTTGCGACCGAGGCGCCTGTGGCTCCTGCACGGTCAACATTGATAGCCGGCCGGTACTCTCCTGCATGACGCTTGCGATCGAGTGTAAGGGCAAGACCATCGAGACCATTGAAGGGATTTCAGCTGACCACCATCCTTTGATTGAAGCGTATGTCACGCAGCATGCCATGCAGTGCGGCTATTGCACGCCCGGTTTTATTGTGACTGGCAAGGCGTTGCTTGACCACAATGCCGATCCAACTGAGGAAGAAATTAAGGAAGCATTGGCGGGTAACCTTTGCCGCTGCGGTACCTACCCTCAACATCCCAAAGCAGTGCTTGAGGCAGCTCAGGTTCTCAGGGAAGGAAGATGA